Proteins encoded within one genomic window of Leptospira stimsonii:
- the rplS gene encoding 50S ribosomal protein L19 codes for MNQLLREVLTPDAERKQNFAVGDTVKVHYKIVESGKERVQVYEGVVISVANEANGKTFTVRRVSYDIGVERIFPLFSPRIAKIELIRKGKVRRAKLYYLRNLAGKAARIKELKGGKTLVSEDRKRQIQEDSVAAAKTAAPAAE; via the coding sequence ATGAATCAACTTTTAAGAGAAGTATTAACTCCAGACGCAGAAAGAAAACAAAACTTTGCGGTAGGCGATACTGTTAAAGTCCATTATAAAATTGTCGAGTCCGGAAAAGAAAGAGTTCAGGTTTACGAAGGTGTGGTAATTTCCGTAGCAAACGAAGCAAACGGAAAAACGTTCACTGTTCGTAGAGTTTCTTACGATATTGGCGTGGAAAGAATTTTCCCTCTTTTTTCTCCAAGAATTGCAAAGATCGAACTGATCCGCAAAGGAAAAGTAAGAAGAGCGAAACTGTATTATCTCAGAAATCTTGCCGGAAAAGCGGCTCGTATCAAAGAACTCAAGGGTGGTAAAACTCTCGTGAGTGAAGATAGAAAGAGACAAATTCAAGAAGATTCGGTTGCGGCGGCAAAAACCGCGGCTCCAGCGGCAGAATAA
- the gspE gene encoding type II secretion system ATPase GspE — translation MKTLGDILIEEGIISEKDLEDSLKVQKKNNLPLSHIIQKKGIAGESDILRALSKLYQLEFREKLEFSGMEEVFQQIPLKLIQRSRIVPFQLSKKTIRIAVSDPSDLHPMDDARNFLKGYNVEFILAPEPEIMRIIHSHFDTTSSAAKEMLNEMEGSFSELAEAFENDSLDLSDDAPIIKMVNVILSQAVNERASDIHIEPYEKSLVVRYRVDGILHNVLSPPKSYHAGISSRIKIMSNLNIAENRLPQDGRIKLRLTGKDIDIRVSTIPCQFGERIVMRLLNKTDQKYSLDTMGFYPELVKTIRSLIIEPHGIILVTGPTGSGKSTTLYSALSELNTEERNIITCEDPVEYQFEGISQMQMQEKIGLTFATGLRAILRQDPDVIMVGEIRDEETARIAIQASLTGHLVFSTLHTNDAASAATRLVDMGIEPYLITSTVLGFMAQRLVRVICSHCKETYKPTASELESIGISKKALKNGTLYRGKGCSHCMGTGFKGRTGIYELLLVDSHIKTAILHGSDAGKLNEIAREHNFKTLKDYGIRKVIDGVTTIDEVLRVT, via the coding sequence TTGAAAACTCTCGGAGATATCCTAATCGAAGAGGGGATCATATCCGAAAAAGATCTGGAAGATTCCCTGAAGGTTCAGAAAAAGAATAACCTTCCTCTCAGTCATATCATTCAAAAAAAAGGAATCGCCGGAGAATCCGATATTCTCCGCGCACTTTCCAAACTCTATCAGCTTGAGTTTCGTGAAAAATTAGAATTCTCCGGAATGGAAGAGGTTTTTCAACAGATTCCTCTCAAACTCATTCAAAGAAGTAGAATCGTTCCTTTTCAACTTTCAAAAAAAACGATTCGAATTGCGGTCTCCGATCCTTCCGATCTCCATCCGATGGACGACGCCCGTAATTTTCTCAAAGGATACAACGTAGAATTCATTCTCGCGCCCGAACCGGAAATCATGCGGATCATCCATTCGCATTTCGATACGACTTCCTCCGCGGCCAAAGAAATGCTGAACGAGATGGAAGGAAGTTTTTCCGAACTCGCGGAAGCCTTTGAAAACGATTCTCTCGATTTAAGCGACGACGCGCCGATCATCAAGATGGTCAACGTCATTCTTTCCCAAGCCGTGAACGAAAGGGCTTCGGATATCCACATAGAACCGTACGAAAAATCGCTTGTGGTTCGGTATCGTGTGGACGGTATTTTGCATAACGTGCTCAGTCCTCCGAAATCCTATCACGCTGGAATATCTTCGCGAATCAAGATCATGTCGAACTTGAACATCGCCGAAAACAGACTTCCTCAAGACGGTAGAATCAAACTTAGATTGACCGGAAAGGATATCGATATCCGCGTTTCAACGATTCCTTGTCAGTTCGGAGAAAGAATCGTGATGCGACTTTTGAACAAGACCGACCAAAAGTATTCTTTGGATACGATGGGTTTTTATCCGGAACTCGTAAAGACGATACGATCCTTGATCATCGAGCCGCACGGAATCATACTTGTTACAGGTCCTACTGGTTCCGGTAAGTCCACGACGCTCTATTCTGCACTCAGCGAATTGAATACCGAAGAAAGAAATATCATCACTTGCGAAGACCCAGTGGAATATCAGTTCGAGGGAATTTCTCAGATGCAGATGCAGGAGAAAATCGGGCTTACGTTTGCAACGGGACTTCGAGCCATTCTTCGTCAGGATCCGGACGTCATCATGGTGGGGGAGATTCGGGATGAAGAGACGGCAAGGATCGCGATCCAAGCCTCTCTCACGGGTCACTTGGTATTTTCCACACTCCACACAAACGACGCGGCGAGCGCGGCCACGAGGCTTGTGGATATGGGGATCGAACCATATTTAATCACGTCCACCGTTCTTGGATTTATGGCGCAAAGACTCGTGAGAGTGATCTGCTCCCATTGTAAAGAAACGTATAAACCGACCGCGTCCGAATTGGAATCGATCGGAATCTCGAAAAAGGCTTTGAAAAACGGAACTCTGTACAGGGGAAAAGGTTGTTCTCATTGTATGGGCACCGGTTTCAAGGGAAGAACCGGGATCTACGAACTTTTATTGGTGGATTCTCATATCAAAACGGCTATTCTTCATGGTAGCGACGCCGGAAAATTGAATGAGATTGCGAGAGAACACAATTTCAAAACATTAAAGGATTACGGAATTCGAAAGGTAATCGACGGCGTTACAACGATCGACGAAGTACTCAGAGTCACTTAA
- a CDS encoding type II secretion system-associated lipoprotein, producing the protein MFRITVFLLPGIIFFLAGCGNRLIRKDAVAQINEHYADKTYYLIQDKKVSNTETFKKGMLVKIYIESTPSMVKIKCYPADHKREYAIGRMIIYQLNDEYSGKKITIEDLDKLIANELVEYKKKK; encoded by the coding sequence ATGTTTCGTATCACGGTTTTCCTGCTTCCAGGGATCATTTTTTTTCTAGCAGGCTGTGGAAACCGACTGATTCGAAAAGATGCAGTCGCTCAAATTAACGAGCACTACGCGGATAAGACTTACTACCTGATTCAAGACAAGAAGGTTTCCAATACGGAGACGTTTAAGAAAGGAATGCTTGTGAAGATCTACATCGAATCCACACCTTCGATGGTTAAGATCAAGTGTTATCCGGCGGATCACAAAAGAGAATACGCCATCGGAAGGATGATCATCTATCAATTGAACGATGAATACAGCGGAAAAAAGATTACGATAGAGGATCTGGATAAACTGATAGCTAATGAACTCGTGGAATACAAAAAGAAAAAATAG
- a CDS encoding ribonuclease HII produces MPETKTKFEPEELRFYSESIPCGIDEAGRGPYAGPLSVALVSFSKNTLEQILEGKILQGLTDSKKLSEKKREALYPEILKHARIAYRTFLSPHYIDQAGINRAVLEGIRKCAKLAIRISNSTVPLQLLIDGNYNFNRYPEWSFLKSRSVFYTKGDLRIVSIAAASILAKVDRDRYMISISKKYPRYQFEQHKGYGTKLHEELIVRHGLSDIHRRSFTGKFLES; encoded by the coding sequence TTGCCGGAAACAAAAACCAAATTTGAACCGGAAGAACTCCGGTTCTATTCAGAGTCCATTCCCTGCGGAATCGACGAAGCCGGAAGAGGTCCTTATGCGGGACCTCTTTCTGTTGCACTTGTCTCTTTTTCCAAAAACACGCTAGAACAAATCCTGGAAGGTAAAATTCTCCAAGGCTTGACCGATTCCAAAAAACTTTCGGAGAAAAAACGAGAAGCCCTTTATCCAGAGATTCTCAAACATGCACGAATCGCCTATCGAACTTTCTTAAGCCCTCACTACATCGATCAGGCTGGAATCAATCGAGCCGTCTTAGAGGGGATTCGAAAATGCGCAAAACTCGCGATTCGAATTTCCAATTCCACAGTTCCGCTCCAACTTTTGATAGACGGAAACTACAACTTCAACCGATATCCGGAATGGAGTTTTTTAAAGAGCCGATCCGTTTTTTACACAAAGGGAGATCTCAGAATCGTCAGCATTGCCGCCGCCTCAATTCTTGCGAAAGTCGACCGGGATCGATATATGATCTCCATTTCCAAAAAATATCCTCGGTATCAATTTGAACAACACAAGGGATATGGAACAAAACTTCACGAAGAACTGATTGTTCGCCACGGTCTTTCCGATATTCATAGAAGAAGTTTCACCGGAAAATTCTTAGAATCTTAA
- a CDS encoding general secretion pathway protein GspC, whose protein sequence is MNAIFLELRKNTFYTLIPVILFFSYSLSYLLRAVILAFLNPSVQTTNTNLNSARKVGQETNRALSSYEEMVQGNLIRGVIPRAGEVATEGELSTAPPDTGEGEEMRITGTLSGHWSFARVTIVEKGKPDAQEFATGETVAGYKIRSIALNYVVLEKGGVSLKVEIGQTPGEARAKLGQDTAPKGDPGQTSSADTIRKVLSRQDVNRKLKDPAALYKNARFGPALINGKITGYKIYSVAPDHIFYALGARNGDTIKRVNGMPLTETEKMLEIWGSVKTADKITVDVERGSQILTYEFIIRN, encoded by the coding sequence ATGAACGCGATTTTTTTAGAACTCAGGAAGAACACATTCTATACCCTCATTCCTGTAATCCTGTTCTTTTCTTACTCGCTTTCGTATCTTCTACGCGCAGTCATTCTTGCGTTTTTAAATCCAAGCGTGCAAACTACAAACACCAATCTGAACTCTGCACGAAAGGTCGGACAGGAAACGAATCGAGCCCTTTCTTCTTATGAGGAAATGGTTCAGGGAAACCTCATTCGCGGTGTGATTCCAAGAGCCGGTGAAGTGGCTACGGAAGGAGAACTTTCTACCGCGCCTCCAGACACAGGCGAAGGCGAGGAAATGAGAATCACAGGAACCCTAAGCGGCCATTGGTCCTTTGCCCGAGTGACTATCGTCGAAAAGGGAAAACCGGATGCGCAAGAATTCGCAACGGGAGAAACCGTAGCCGGTTATAAAATTCGTTCCATTGCTCTCAACTACGTCGTTTTAGAAAAAGGGGGAGTTTCTCTCAAAGTTGAAATCGGCCAAACTCCCGGTGAAGCAAGAGCAAAACTCGGCCAAGACACGGCGCCAAAAGGTGATCCCGGTCAAACCTCTTCCGCTGATACGATACGCAAGGTTCTTTCCAGACAAGACGTCAACCGCAAGCTCAAAGACCCGGCGGCCTTGTATAAGAACGCAAGATTTGGTCCCGCTCTGATCAACGGTAAAATCACCGGATACAAGATCTATAGCGTTGCTCCGGATCATATCTTTTATGCGCTCGGAGCAAGAAATGGGGACACGATCAAACGGGTGAACGGAATGCCTTTGACCGAAACGGAAAAAATGTTGGAAATCTGGGGATCCGTAAAAACTGCCGATAAGATAACGGTAGATGTGGAAAGAGGTAGCCAGATTCTCACCTACGAATTTATTATCAGAAACTAA
- the gspD gene encoding type II secretion system secretin GspD: MPGTTNQFPIFRIFSILMLVLLVWDRPVFPQNKKKVTVKTKSATSPEEPAERTFYANWRDTELNDFLKGMSAILRKNILLDESLKGKKITIISQKEIPIKNAFVFMKSVLESLGFGVVEEPDLISIVKIKDALARSPIVRVGKELIPETEVGDFRNITQIIPVENVKPEELEPILKRLTSPNTDVIVYKNTNTIVLSGSAADINKLLLLVNELDQKLEEATPGAVSSAGDVHIYTLEHSEAEKIAATLVKLDNPVVQTEELTPEKKAQGQVPGKVDKIKAVGHKESNSVIVTATNSEWTEIRKIIKVLDSARKQVLLEVLIVELTSSDLNDFGIDWRYKSEAYGQFNTGLSKEGNIINSNGQVNPNINTLSGFSLGFLKAGSEQIIGILSANQGNENFNVLSAPQVLTVDNQEAEISVGQDVPVRTQSRNAGTGGANAVTVDNYEYRPTGIKLKFTPHVNKNNKITLELFQEIKNIAEIALAGGNPTFNRREIKTSVTIENTQSIVIGGLISTDKQKRIIKIPLLGDIPYMGHLFKRTTEKLKKTNLMVFITPHILDSRENADKMTVKKKMQQERYELERERILNKEKEIKERGD; the protein is encoded by the coding sequence ATGCCCGGAACAACCAATCAATTTCCAATCTTTAGAATCTTCTCCATTCTTATGCTCGTACTTTTGGTATGGGATCGCCCCGTATTCCCCCAGAATAAAAAGAAAGTTACCGTTAAGACAAAATCGGCGACTTCTCCCGAAGAACCGGCAGAAAGGACGTTCTACGCAAACTGGCGAGATACCGAGCTCAATGATTTCTTAAAAGGAATGAGTGCAATACTTAGAAAAAATATTCTTCTGGATGAGAGTTTAAAGGGCAAAAAAATCACGATCATTTCTCAAAAAGAAATTCCGATCAAAAACGCATTCGTTTTTATGAAATCGGTTTTGGAGTCTCTCGGCTTTGGGGTCGTAGAAGAACCCGATCTGATATCCATCGTCAAGATCAAAGACGCACTCGCGAGATCGCCTATCGTTCGTGTCGGGAAGGAATTGATCCCCGAAACGGAAGTCGGAGATTTTAGAAACATAACGCAAATCATTCCGGTGGAAAATGTGAAACCAGAAGAGTTGGAACCGATTCTCAAACGTCTGACATCTCCGAATACGGACGTGATCGTTTATAAGAATACGAACACGATCGTTCTTTCCGGTTCCGCCGCCGACATCAACAAGCTCTTGCTCTTAGTCAACGAACTCGATCAAAAATTAGAAGAAGCTACACCAGGCGCGGTTTCTTCCGCGGGCGACGTTCATATCTACACTTTGGAACACAGCGAAGCGGAAAAGATCGCGGCAACGTTAGTCAAGCTGGATAACCCCGTCGTTCAAACGGAAGAATTGACGCCTGAGAAAAAAGCCCAGGGTCAGGTTCCCGGAAAAGTGGACAAGATCAAAGCCGTCGGTCACAAAGAATCGAACTCCGTAATCGTCACCGCGACGAACTCGGAATGGACCGAGATTCGAAAGATCATCAAGGTTTTGGATTCGGCAAGAAAACAAGTTCTCTTAGAAGTGTTGATCGTAGAATTGACTTCCAGCGATCTCAACGACTTCGGTATCGATTGGAGATACAAGAGCGAAGCCTACGGACAATTCAACACCGGTCTTTCCAAAGAAGGAAATATCATCAACTCAAACGGTCAGGTGAACCCGAACATCAACACCTTGAGCGGTTTCTCCTTGGGATTCTTAAAAGCCGGTTCCGAGCAGATCATCGGTATCTTAAGCGCAAACCAAGGGAATGAAAACTTCAACGTCTTATCCGCTCCTCAAGTTTTGACCGTGGACAATCAAGAAGCGGAGATCAGCGTGGGACAAGACGTTCCCGTAAGAACACAAAGTAGAAACGCGGGAACCGGTGGGGCCAACGCGGTTACTGTGGACAACTACGAATACCGTCCGACCGGAATCAAACTTAAGTTTACTCCGCACGTAAACAAAAACAATAAGATCACGTTAGAACTCTTTCAAGAAATCAAGAACATCGCAGAAATTGCCCTCGCCGGCGGAAACCCGACCTTCAATCGCCGCGAGATCAAAACTTCAGTCACCATTGAGAATACACAATCCATCGTGATCGGCGGTTTGATTTCCACCGATAAACAAAAACGAATTATCAAAATTCCTCTACTTGGGGACATTCCTTACATGGGGCATTTGTTCAAAAGAACGACTGAAAAATTAAAAAAGACCAACCTGATGGTTTTTATCACACCTCATATTCTCGATAGCAGAGAGAACGCGGATAAGATGACGGTGAAGAAAAAGATGCAACAGGAAAGATACGAACTCGAAAGAGAAAGAATCCTCAACAAAGAAAAAGAAATCAAAGAAAGAGGGGACTAA
- a CDS encoding HD-GYP domain-containing protein, translated as MKKFAVSELKPGMRFSKPVYLDKENLFITSNTPVTDSDLDRLNKFGIQEVMTAGELLQIGNSASSDPSHLETNIDDMIVNTIVDDDLQPLKAIYDNLNRIKVTFSNLYRETTQILQDVFKKTLEEKPLEVTPVREIAEKLTDFVRSNQNISYLILSNNPSGYYLYNQIANATFYSLIMGKLLEYSRPKMIDLGISCLLADIGMCKVPATVSEKNEQLTDEEFKTIMKHTILGYQILSQRMKLKNNLAIVALQHHERYDGNGYPQKLSSNAIEEQARIYAIADNFSALVTNRPHRKKILPHEAIKSMISMDVGKFDLKLVRSLLNHLSLYPVGSCVELSDKRIGVVLGPNPDKPIRPCIRIIKDEYGEMVRNLILVDLLRDTNLFISRPVDLQEITG; from the coding sequence ATGAAAAAGTTTGCCGTCTCTGAACTCAAACCGGGCATGAGGTTTTCAAAACCCGTCTACTTAGATAAAGAAAATCTTTTTATCACCTCCAATACTCCGGTCACGGATAGCGATCTTGATCGATTGAATAAGTTCGGAATTCAGGAAGTGATGACGGCGGGTGAATTATTGCAAATCGGCAATTCTGCAAGTTCGGATCCGAGTCATTTGGAAACGAATATCGATGACATGATCGTCAATACGATTGTAGACGACGATCTCCAGCCTCTCAAAGCGATTTATGATAATCTCAACCGAATCAAAGTTACATTTAGTAACCTTTACAGAGAGACCACACAAATTCTGCAAGATGTCTTTAAAAAAACACTTGAGGAGAAACCGCTCGAGGTGACTCCCGTGAGAGAGATCGCGGAAAAGCTTACGGACTTCGTCCGCTCTAATCAGAACATTTCTTATCTCATTCTATCCAACAATCCGAGCGGATATTATCTTTATAATCAAATCGCGAACGCGACTTTCTATTCTCTCATCATGGGAAAGCTTTTGGAATATTCCAGACCGAAGATGATCGATCTCGGAATCTCCTGTTTACTCGCAGACATCGGAATGTGTAAGGTTCCCGCAACTGTTTCCGAAAAAAACGAACAACTCACGGACGAAGAATTCAAAACGATCATGAAACATACGATCTTGGGTTATCAAATTCTTTCTCAAAGAATGAAACTCAAAAATAATCTCGCGATCGTAGCTCTTCAACATCACGAACGATACGACGGAAACGGTTATCCTCAAAAATTATCTTCGAACGCTATCGAGGAGCAGGCAAGAATCTATGCGATTGCGGATAACTTTTCAGCTTTGGTTACCAATCGCCCTCATCGTAAAAAAATTCTTCCACACGAAGCGATCAAATCAATGATCAGCATGGACGTCGGCAAATTCGATCTAAAACTAGTGCGCTCTCTTTTGAACCATCTTTCTCTTTATCCAGTCGGTTCTTGTGTGGAGCTTTCCGATAAAAGAATCGGGGTGGTCTTGGGTCCCAATCCGGACAAACCGATTCGTCCCTGCATTCGTATTATAAAAGATGAATACGGTGAAATGGTCCGAAATTTGATTCTTGTGGATCTTCTTCGCGACACGAATCTTTTTATTTCACGACCCGTCGACCTTCAGGAAATTACCGGCTGA
- a CDS encoding EscU/YscU/HrcU family type III secretion system export apparatus switch protein, whose translation MISVALKFIPQKDDAPVITASASGLLGDTIHKIAKRNLVPVVENPILAETLSGLPVGQEIPENLYRAVGAIFSMILESDLSSGKRKI comes from the coding sequence ATGATCAGTGTGGCACTTAAATTCATACCCCAAAAGGACGATGCTCCCGTAATCACTGCGTCAGCCTCCGGTCTTTTGGGTGATACCATTCATAAGATCGCAAAAAGAAACTTGGTTCCCGTCGTTGAAAATCCGATTCTCGCAGAAACCTTGTCCGGACTCCCGGTCGGTCAAGAAATCCCTGAAAATTTGTATAGAGCCGTCGGTGCGATCTTTTCGATGATCTTAGAATCGGATCTAAGTTCGGGAAAAAGGAAAATCTAA
- a CDS encoding M23 family metallopeptidase, which yields MNSWNTKRKNRSSRRGGSRSATRMSDTKKVNGKFFLIPLISSLVLSSSLGADPLKNYDAEISEYTNKDSSFFTDKEERKIKQLFSQSPENWQEEKYSLNYHKDKSNLELPSFISVNRIISSKIVSHSGVVYKNYVVKPKDTLSKIARIMKTSVQKVSSANGLKKNSTLQVGQNISIPVQVRNASRERVEFRKVFVSPVVNAKMTSRFGRRKDPFHTGSGGYHSGVDFGGAQGSPILASADGIVSFTGVNGGYGNTVIIDHENGYKTMYAHCAKITIEQGTRVSAGTVIGAVGRTGSATGPHLHFEVFLNGNRINPEVALRKTLKIVTPLDPGKFARL from the coding sequence ATGAACTCGTGGAATACAAAAAGAAAAAATAGATCCTCCCGAAGAGGCGGTTCAAGATCGGCAACTCGGATGTCCGATACTAAAAAGGTGAACGGAAAGTTTTTTTTGATTCCCCTCATCTCCTCTTTGGTTCTGTCTTCTTCTTTGGGAGCGGATCCTCTGAAGAATTACGACGCGGAAATTTCCGAATACACCAATAAGGATTCTTCCTTTTTTACGGACAAAGAAGAACGTAAAATAAAACAATTGTTCTCTCAATCGCCTGAAAACTGGCAAGAAGAGAAATACTCCCTCAATTATCATAAAGACAAATCGAATCTGGAACTTCCAAGTTTCATCAGCGTCAATCGAATCATCTCCTCTAAAATCGTTAGCCATAGCGGTGTAGTTTATAAGAATTACGTTGTAAAGCCGAAGGACACTCTTTCTAAAATCGCAAGAATTATGAAAACCTCGGTACAAAAGGTAAGTTCCGCAAACGGACTCAAGAAAAACTCAACTCTCCAAGTAGGACAAAATATTTCCATTCCCGTTCAAGTGCGAAATGCAAGTCGTGAGAGAGTCGAGTTCCGAAAAGTTTTTGTTTCCCCCGTTGTGAACGCTAAGATGACTTCCCGTTTTGGGAGAAGAAAGGATCCGTTTCATACGGGTTCCGGCGGTTATCATAGCGGCGTCGACTTCGGCGGAGCACAAGGTTCTCCCATTTTGGCTTCTGCAGACGGGATCGTATCCTTTACAGGCGTAAACGGCGGATACGGAAATACTGTCATCATCGATCACGAGAACGGCTACAAGACCATGTATGCGCATTGTGCAAAAATTACCATCGAGCAGGGAACGAGAGTCAGCGCAGGAACGGTCATAGGTGCCGTTGGCAGAACCGGTTCGGCGACGGGTCCTCACTTGCATTTCGAAGTATTCTTAAATGGAAATCGGATCAATCCGGAAGTTGCCTTAAGAAAGACCTTGAAGATTGTGACTCCCTTAGACCCCGGTAAATTTGCCAGACTCTAA
- a CDS encoding YraN family protein: MLESRKQKGIEGENLACNFLVSIGHEILKRNFRFSRFEIDIISSKGEELHFVEVKNWKEPGTFDPRFSLNQAKQSRMRKAAEAFLAQDLSFQNHFVSFDLVFINSKKGCEYYPQLF, from the coding sequence TTGCTGGAATCCAGAAAACAAAAAGGGATCGAAGGGGAAAATCTCGCCTGCAATTTCTTGGTATCGATCGGTCATGAAATTCTCAAACGAAATTTCCGGTTTTCCCGCTTTGAAATCGACATAATCTCTTCAAAAGGAGAAGAACTTCATTTTGTGGAAGTCAAGAACTGGAAAGAACCCGGAACGTTCGATCCCCGTTTTTCTCTCAACCAAGCTAAACAATCCCGAATGAGAAAAGCCGCCGAGGCTTTTTTGGCCCAAGATCTATCCTTTCAAAACCATTTTGTCTCATTCGACCTTGTCTTCATAAATTCAAAAAAGGGATGTGAATATTATCCTCAGCTCTTTTGA
- a CDS encoding YifB family Mg chelatase-like AAA ATPase, translating into MKNTWISLTGANLEGLEAFPVFVEINLKRGLPRFMITGLAAQSIRESSERVRIALENSGYSCPFQNILVNLAPAGRKKEGTLLDLSIACGILVLTGQIFPSGKLKRTILLGELGLDGFLKPLKGVLPILSGISSDKYDTVILPFQNKEEAALLKKFDVFGISQLKELEEVLENRKNPEIKSTIQVHVPQILKSFELYKDQMVAFRAIQIAAAGWHHILLTGPPGTGKSMLARMLGLLLPPPVESEALDILKIRSAQSPLKQLYVERPYRAPHHTSSDIALVGGSRDLRMGEVTLANRGVLFLDELSEYKSGVLQALREPMEEGWITVSRITGSVTYPAHFLLAAATNPCPCGFYGVEKGSCGCSAQKIKKYQTPYSGPFRDRVDLEVQIFPSKEKERKRIQVDLQDVKYRIEEAPKIQNQRYQSKGIYFNGQLRGESVNQLLKFNSACEDILENQMRLRRLSIRKFNQIRKVARTIADLEANKIVEERHLLEALNFQNAGNYGENRAIA; encoded by the coding sequence ATGAAAAATACTTGGATTTCTTTAACGGGAGCCAATTTAGAAGGTCTGGAAGCGTTTCCGGTTTTTGTGGAGATCAATTTGAAACGAGGACTCCCACGTTTTATGATTACGGGACTCGCGGCCCAATCGATTCGGGAATCCTCCGAACGAGTTCGGATCGCACTGGAAAACAGCGGTTATTCCTGTCCTTTCCAAAATATTCTCGTAAATCTTGCTCCTGCGGGGAGAAAGAAAGAAGGAACCCTTTTAGATCTATCCATCGCCTGCGGAATCCTTGTGCTCACGGGACAGATCTTTCCTTCTGGGAAGTTAAAGAGAACCATTCTCTTAGGAGAATTGGGTCTGGATGGATTTCTCAAACCCTTGAAAGGTGTTCTTCCGATTCTTTCCGGAATCTCCTCGGATAAATACGATACGGTGATTCTTCCGTTTCAAAATAAAGAAGAGGCCGCGCTCCTGAAGAAGTTTGACGTTTTTGGGATCTCCCAATTGAAAGAATTGGAAGAAGTTTTGGAGAATCGAAAGAATCCGGAAATCAAGTCCACGATTCAAGTCCACGTTCCACAAATTCTAAAAAGTTTTGAGTTATACAAGGACCAGATGGTAGCCTTTCGCGCGATTCAAATCGCCGCCGCAGGTTGGCATCACATTCTACTTACAGGACCTCCAGGAACGGGGAAAAGTATGTTAGCGAGGATGCTGGGACTTCTTCTTCCCCCTCCGGTAGAATCGGAGGCATTGGACATTCTTAAAATCAGATCTGCCCAATCTCCCCTAAAACAACTGTATGTGGAGAGACCCTACCGAGCACCACATCACACATCCTCGGATATTGCCTTAGTCGGCGGTTCCCGAGATTTGAGGATGGGAGAAGTGACACTGGCCAATCGAGGAGTTCTTTTTTTGGACGAACTCTCGGAATATAAATCAGGCGTATTGCAGGCCCTTCGAGAACCGATGGAGGAAGGATGGATCACGGTCTCTAGAATCACTGGAAGTGTCACTTATCCTGCTCATTTTCTTTTGGCGGCGGCCACCAATCCTTGTCCTTGCGGGTTTTACGGAGTGGAGAAAGGATCTTGCGGTTGTAGTGCCCAAAAGATTAAAAAATACCAAACCCCCTATTCCGGTCCGTTTCGAGATCGGGTGGATCTGGAAGTTCAAATTTTTCCATCGAAAGAAAAGGAAAGAAAAAGAATTCAAGTCGATTTGCAAGACGTGAAGTATCGAATCGAAGAAGCCCCAAAGATTCAAAATCAAAGATACCAAAGTAAAGGAATCTATTTCAACGGGCAACTTCGCGGAGAATCGGTGAATCAGCTTTTAAAATTCAATTCGGCTTGCGAGGACATTCTGGAGAATCAGATGCGACTTCGTAGGTTGAGCATACGGAAGTTCAATCAGATTCGAAAAGTTGCGCGGACAATTGCGGATTTGGAGGCAAACAAGATTGTGGAGGAAAGGCACCTTCTAGAGGCCCTGAATTTCCAGAACGCCGGAAATTACGGAGAAAACAGGGCCATCGCTTAA